In Nitrobacteraceae bacterium AZCC 1564, the following proteins share a genomic window:
- a CDS encoding hypothetical protein (product_source=Hypo-rule applied; superfamily=101473; transmembrane_helix_parts=Inside_1_6,TMhelix_7_26,Outside_27_30,TMhelix_31_53,Inside_54_73) has product MDKKLKAETWALVLLLIAFPITSWGTTGGIYLVWWVGFISLIAGGVLPVWTRYMDHSADTIRDVGMEFDDRTS; this is encoded by the coding sequence ATGGATAAAAAGCTGAAAGCAGAGACCTGGGCGTTAGTGCTGCTGCTGATCGCATTCCCGATCACCAGTTGGGGCACGACAGGCGGCATCTATCTGGTGTGGTGGGTCGGCTTCATCAGTCTTATCGCAGGCGGTGTGCTGCCTGTTTGGACACGCTACATGGATCACTCGGCCGACACGATCAGGGACGTCGGCATGGAGTTCGACGATCGGACATCGTAA
- a CDS encoding ubiquinone/menaquinone biosynthesis C-methylase UbiE (product_source=COG2226; cath_funfam=3.40.50.150; cog=COG2226; pfam=PF08241; superfamily=53335) produces the protein MGLGGAILRRMFGRPSGLLGLFGGRLMARTNRGCAAWVAECLALTPQERVLEIGFGPGEGVAAVLAAAPTAQIAGVDPSPVMLAMARRRNRAAVAAGRVSLVEGAAEHLPFGDASFDAVFAINSLQLWQDVPAGLREVRRVLRAGGRIALGFTPYSLQPRDGLVERLAAAGFVDARLVDSDQDFCVLAARP, from the coding sequence ATGGGCCTCGGCGGAGCTATTCTGCGGCGCATGTTCGGTCGCCCGAGTGGCCTGCTCGGTCTGTTCGGCGGGCGGCTCATGGCGCGGACCAATCGCGGCTGCGCTGCCTGGGTCGCCGAGTGCCTCGCACTCACGCCGCAGGAGCGCGTCCTCGAGATTGGCTTCGGGCCGGGTGAGGGCGTCGCCGCGGTGCTTGCCGCCGCGCCCACAGCGCAAATCGCTGGGGTCGATCCCTCGCCAGTGATGTTGGCAATGGCTCGGCGTCGCAACCGTGCCGCGGTCGCGGCGGGCCGTGTCTCGCTCGTCGAAGGGGCGGCGGAGCACCTGCCTTTCGGCGATGCAAGCTTCGATGCAGTCTTTGCGATCAACTCGCTTCAACTCTGGCAGGACGTTCCGGCTGGCCTCCGCGAGGTCCGACGTGTCCTGCGTGCCGGCGGCCGGATCGCGCTCGGGTTTACCCCGTATTCGTTGCAGCCGCGCGATGGCCTCGTTGAGAGGCTCGCCGCAGCCGGTTTCGTAGATGCACGGCTCGTCGATAGCGATCAGGACTTCTGCGTGCTTGCGGCAAGGCCGTGA
- a CDS encoding hypothetical protein (product_source=Hypo-rule applied) gives MAGLQGLRFRDRMNPKNRGTNLVHVGSLARSRALSRSVEALGSSLGDEIIGALPIDLIPKRPKGTEYRKDSLEKWSELRTTILVRSCHFKCNAKAAF, from the coding sequence ATGGCCGGGCTCCAGGGGCTACGATTCCGCGATCGGATGAATCCGAAAAACCGTGGCACAAATCTTGTTCATGTAGGTAGTTTGGCCCGTTCACGCGCTTTGTCAAGGAGCGTCGAGGCCTTGGGGTCGAGTCTTGGGGACGAAATCATTGGCGCGTTGCCAATTGATTTGATCCCAAAAAGACCCAAAGGGACGGAATACAGGAAGGACTCGCTGGAAAAATGGAGCGAACTCCGAACCACCATCCTAGTTCGAAGCTGTCATTTCAAATGTAACGCCAAGGCAGCATTTTGA
- a CDS encoding hypothetical protein (product_source=Hypo-rule applied; superfamily=56784) produces the protein MAEVRTQGSAKFVPVFDNDGTLLAEMPNINIAFALDQVRRLSGQNPEWRNSQCLR, from the coding sequence ATGGCGGAAGTTCGCACGCAGGGAAGCGCAAAATTCGTCCCGGTATTCGACAATGACGGCACGCTGCTCGCGGAGATGCCCAACATCAATATCGCCTTTGCTCTAGACCAAGTCCGTCGCCTTTCCGGACAGAATCCAGAATGGCGCAACAGCCAATGCTTGCGATGA
- a CDS encoding regulator of nucleoside diphosphate kinase (product_source=KO:K06140; cath_funfam=3.10.50.30; cog=COG0782; ko=KO:K06140; superfamily=54534), translated as MSKTARCILTAKDFTILEVLLDRRVNKDEFFVRLLRQKLSKATVVFQEDLGPQVATINSRVDFTVEGQFSDNRILVHGGDDAYPGLCLSIMTLRGLALLGLTAGEAIVVERSDDQTEKISLDAVSYQPNAADRRNRLHRQSLLEAGSPVDVGSPVVSLASRRKAAPTHRIDEPIDPDDDDPGPRAA; from the coding sequence ATGTCCAAGACGGCGCGTTGCATTTTGACGGCTAAAGATTTCACCATCCTTGAGGTGCTGCTCGATCGCCGCGTCAATAAAGACGAGTTCTTCGTGCGTTTGCTGCGCCAGAAGTTATCGAAAGCGACAGTCGTCTTTCAGGAGGATCTCGGTCCGCAAGTGGCGACGATCAACAGTCGTGTTGATTTCACAGTCGAGGGTCAGTTCTCGGACAATCGCATTCTCGTGCACGGTGGCGACGATGCATATCCAGGCCTTTGTCTCTCGATTATGACGCTTCGAGGTCTCGCGCTGCTGGGATTAACGGCAGGTGAGGCGATCGTCGTCGAGCGATCAGACGACCAGACTGAAAAAATCAGCCTCGACGCTGTCTCGTATCAGCCGAACGCAGCGGATCGAAGGAATCGACTGCATCGTCAATCGTTGTTGGAAGCAGGATCGCCTGTTGACGTCGGATCGCCTGTGGTCTCCCTTGCTTCTCGCCGTAAGGCTGCTCCGACGCATCGGATCGATGAGCCCATCGATCCCGACGACGACGATCCAGGACCGCGCGCTGCTTGA
- a CDS encoding lactate permease (product_source=KO:K03303; cog=COG1620; ko=KO:K03303; pfam=PF02652; superfamily=52518; transmembrane_helix_parts=Outside_1_9,TMhelix_10_32,Inside_33_36,TMhelix_37_56,Outside_57_70,TMhelix_71_88,Inside_89_108,TMhelix_109_143,Outside_144_157,TMhelix_158_180,Inside_181_186,TMhelix_187_209,Outside_210_218,TMhelix_219_238,Inside_239_242,TMhelix_243_260,Outside_261_293,TMhelix_294_316,Inside_317_354,TMhelix_355_377,Outside_378_391,TMhelix_392_414,Inside_415_420,TMhelix_421_440,Outside_441_444,TMhelix_445_467,Inside_468_487,TMhelix_488_510,Outside_511_519,TMhelix_520_542,Inside_543_543), which produces MEAARVPVDLLHWVLAILPIVALLVFLVPLRWRAPEAGPMAMFTAAIVAVFAFRTPWDTLAVASAKGVWDAVFILYVIWPALLLYQITKQAGAYDALRQGIAKFSRNDLFIILALAWVFASFLQGIAGFGAPVAVVVPLLIAVGVKPVHAVAMGVLAHAWARFFGTLGVGWLALLRVSNVEDVVRAAYESALLILIPTYLGGFLIVWLYGKGPAVRHSWPLVLILGTILGVGQLLVALFSPELSTFLAGAVALLALYPLSRWKKYGEPIPIEEVPDRPAMVERHVSEQREAAPVMSLSMSFLPYVVLTAVTLGVLLIPRINELMRQLQVGLPFPAVDTGFGIHNAAVERYAPITVFTHPGMMLLITSIIVWLVYSVGGYYRTWGERHTPESIWSALLIDAVPASVPVIAFLVTSRILDHSGQILTVAYGIAAASPPLVYASLASVIGALGAFMTSSSTASCVLFGAVQSSVAQLHGMSRETIIAAQAAGSAYGNAIAPANIVLGTSIAGIKGQEGSVLRITMPWTVIVAILTGLATIGLVLWS; this is translated from the coding sequence ATGGAGGCGGCTCGCGTCCCTGTCGATCTTCTGCACTGGGTGCTGGCGATATTACCGATCGTCGCACTGCTTGTGTTTCTCGTCCCCCTACGCTGGCGTGCTCCCGAAGCTGGGCCGATGGCAATGTTCACCGCCGCGATCGTGGCGGTGTTTGCTTTTCGGACGCCATGGGACACGTTGGCGGTTGCAAGCGCGAAGGGCGTATGGGACGCCGTCTTCATCCTCTATGTGATCTGGCCGGCGCTGCTGCTCTATCAGATCACCAAGCAGGCCGGCGCGTACGACGCGCTGCGGCAAGGCATCGCCAAATTCAGCCGCAACGATCTCTTCATCATTCTGGCGCTGGCCTGGGTGTTTGCCTCGTTTCTGCAAGGCATCGCCGGCTTCGGCGCGCCCGTCGCCGTAGTTGTGCCGCTGCTCATCGCGGTCGGCGTGAAACCGGTCCATGCTGTCGCCATGGGCGTCCTCGCACACGCATGGGCGAGGTTCTTTGGCACCCTTGGCGTTGGATGGCTGGCACTGCTGCGCGTCTCCAATGTGGAAGATGTCGTGAGAGCCGCCTACGAGTCGGCACTGCTGATCCTCATACCGACTTATCTCGGCGGCTTCCTGATCGTGTGGCTTTACGGCAAGGGACCGGCCGTGCGCCATTCCTGGCCGCTGGTGCTGATCCTCGGCACCATACTCGGCGTCGGACAGCTTCTCGTTGCCCTCTTCAGCCCCGAGCTGTCGACCTTCCTGGCCGGTGCTGTCGCGCTTCTCGCGCTTTATCCATTGTCGCGCTGGAAGAAATACGGTGAGCCCATTCCGATTGAGGAAGTCCCCGATCGGCCGGCCATGGTGGAAAGACACGTGAGCGAACAGCGTGAGGCTGCACCGGTCATGAGCCTCTCGATGTCGTTCCTGCCATACGTTGTGCTGACGGCCGTGACGCTCGGCGTCCTGCTCATTCCGCGTATCAACGAATTGATGCGGCAGCTTCAGGTCGGGCTCCCCTTCCCAGCCGTTGATACCGGCTTCGGCATTCACAATGCCGCTGTCGAGCGCTATGCGCCCATTACGGTCTTCACGCATCCCGGGATGATGTTGCTGATCACCTCCATCATCGTCTGGCTTGTGTACAGCGTAGGTGGCTACTATCGCACCTGGGGTGAACGTCACACACCGGAGAGCATCTGGTCTGCGTTGCTCATCGATGCCGTGCCGGCTTCGGTCCCGGTCATCGCGTTTCTGGTGACGAGCCGTATCCTGGATCATAGCGGCCAGATTTTGACTGTCGCCTATGGCATCGCTGCGGCTTCGCCGCCGCTGGTCTACGCCAGCCTCGCCAGCGTCATCGGCGCTCTGGGTGCTTTCATGACATCCAGCAGCACGGCCTCCTGCGTGCTCTTTGGCGCTGTGCAGAGCAGCGTGGCTCAGCTGCATGGAATGTCGAGAGAGACCATCATTGCCGCGCAAGCGGCAGGCAGTGCCTACGGCAATGCCATTGCTCCCGCCAATATCGTGTTGGGCACGAGCATCGCCGGCATCAAAGGCCAGGAAGGATCGGTTCTGCGTATCACCATGCCTTGGACCGTCATCGTCGCAATCCTGACGGGCCTGGCAACGATCGGGCTAGTGCTGTGGAGCTGA
- a CDS encoding di/tricarboxylate transporter (product_source=COG0471; cath_funfam=3.30.70.1450; cog=COG0471; pfam=PF03600; superfamily=116726; transmembrane_helix_parts=Inside_1_4,TMhelix_5_22,Outside_23_25,TMhelix_26_45,Inside_46_57,TMhelix_58_80,Outside_81_94,TMhelix_95_126,Inside_127_137,TMhelix_138_160,Outside_161_174,TMhelix_175_197,Inside_198_405,TMhelix_406_428,Outside_429_432,TMhelix_433_452,Inside_453_463,TMhelix_464_486,Outside_487_495,TMhelix_496_518,Inside_519_537,TMhelix_538_560,Outside_561_579,TMhelix_580_602,Inside_603_604): MTQQIIMTLVIIAAAMMLFAWNPIPAAVVAVCASLALYFTGILTVQETLAGFGDPVVILIAALLAIGAGLEIAGVGAWAGQTLIRHTGENETRRMIAIMIVAAVFSGLIGMNGAVAAMLPIIVVVAVRTRVAPSRLMIPLAFACLTGSKLTLLGTPVNVIAATQADEAGVGHIGFLEWAVLGVPLLAGTIVITLLFGKWLLPERRSLSIPADFSAHAHTLVEQYRLEDGLHHFRVRSTSPYLGQSRADVDLKQYAGLHLVALLDGRTASPLQREQIDEGDLVLVRGDAETAGRLALDMHLAVREDKAAGSVADVLLSRNSGLAEVVIPLRSKLIGQSMFPGMTTEDGDLMVLAIQRGNIEMREEPVVLRAGDHLLLQGTWKALDQYLSDPKVLVVDSPEVVQKQAVALGQGAPAAIAILLLLFILLAFEIVPAPIAAVICATLMVITRVLTLPQFYRGIDWNTCILIGAMIPPATAMTKTGAAALIGDYVVNAVGGAGPIAVLAAVFIVSATISQFISNTSSALVMMPIGLAVASELGVSALPMMLSVAMGASASFLTPFANGVSLMVYGPGGYRFGDFWKLGLIVMAWALIVTVVVIPLYWKF, translated from the coding sequence ATGACGCAGCAGATAATCATGACGCTGGTGATCATCGCGGCGGCCATGATGCTCTTCGCGTGGAATCCAATACCAGCGGCGGTGGTCGCGGTCTGTGCGTCGCTGGCGCTCTACTTCACTGGCATACTGACGGTGCAGGAAACCCTCGCCGGCTTTGGCGATCCGGTGGTCATTCTGATTGCCGCGCTGCTCGCTATCGGAGCAGGCCTTGAAATAGCCGGCGTAGGTGCTTGGGCAGGTCAAACGCTCATTCGCCACACCGGGGAAAACGAGACACGGCGGATGATCGCGATCATGATCGTTGCTGCTGTCTTTAGCGGCTTGATCGGCATGAATGGCGCTGTCGCAGCAATGTTGCCGATCATCGTGGTGGTCGCGGTCAGAACCCGCGTCGCGCCATCTCGCCTTATGATTCCGCTCGCATTTGCCTGCCTGACCGGCTCCAAGCTCACTTTGCTGGGGACTCCCGTCAACGTGATTGCAGCGACCCAAGCTGACGAGGCGGGCGTGGGACATATCGGCTTCCTCGAGTGGGCGGTGCTCGGTGTTCCCCTCCTCGCCGGAACGATTGTCATTACACTCCTCTTTGGGAAATGGTTGCTGCCGGAAAGACGAAGTCTCTCGATTCCCGCCGATTTCAGCGCGCACGCACATACCCTGGTCGAACAATACCGTTTGGAAGACGGACTGCACCATTTTCGCGTTCGGTCCACATCACCCTATCTCGGCCAATCACGTGCCGACGTTGATCTGAAACAGTATGCGGGACTGCATCTGGTTGCCCTGTTGGATGGGCGCACCGCGTCTCCACTGCAACGAGAGCAGATCGACGAAGGTGATCTGGTGCTCGTCCGTGGCGATGCCGAGACGGCAGGTCGGCTCGCGCTCGATATGCATCTCGCTGTTCGTGAAGACAAGGCGGCAGGCTCCGTTGCCGACGTTCTTCTCAGTCGCAACTCGGGCTTAGCGGAAGTCGTTATCCCCTTGCGCTCCAAGTTGATTGGACAATCGATGTTTCCCGGAATGACGACGGAGGACGGCGATCTCATGGTCCTCGCGATACAACGAGGCAATATTGAAATGCGCGAGGAGCCCGTTGTGTTGCGCGCGGGAGATCACCTTCTGCTGCAAGGAACGTGGAAAGCCTTGGATCAGTACCTTTCCGATCCAAAGGTTTTGGTCGTCGATTCCCCTGAAGTCGTACAGAAGCAAGCTGTAGCGCTGGGGCAAGGCGCACCTGCGGCGATTGCGATCCTGCTGCTGCTTTTCATCTTGCTGGCGTTCGAAATCGTTCCCGCCCCGATCGCGGCGGTGATTTGTGCGACTCTCATGGTTATTACGCGGGTCTTGACGCTTCCGCAGTTTTACCGGGGCATCGATTGGAATACATGCATCCTGATCGGAGCGATGATACCGCCTGCCACCGCAATGACCAAAACCGGTGCCGCTGCCCTGATCGGCGATTACGTGGTCAACGCTGTGGGCGGTGCCGGCCCAATTGCCGTGCTAGCGGCAGTCTTTATTGTATCGGCAACGATATCCCAATTTATTTCCAACACATCATCCGCGTTGGTCATGATGCCGATCGGTCTGGCCGTGGCCTCCGAGTTGGGCGTTTCCGCGCTTCCCATGATGCTGAGTGTTGCCATGGGTGCCAGTGCATCCTTCCTGACTCCATTTGCCAATGGCGTCAGCCTGATGGTGTATGGGCCTGGGGGATACCGGTTCGGGGACTTTTGGAAGCTCGGCCTCATCGTCATGGCCTGGGCACTGATCGTCACAGTGGTTGTCATCCCGCTGTACTGGAAGTTCTGA
- a CDS encoding regulator of nucleoside diphosphate kinase (product_source=KO:K06140; cath_funfam=1.10.286.20,3.10.50.30; cog=COG0782; ko=KO:K06140; pfam=PF01272,PF14760; superfamily=54534) encodes MTELMNPSSKPRIVVSNTDHKRLTDLAAGALRRFPDVAEELQSEMDRAEVVSAGSVPTEVIQMGSTVEFRSDAGQHRRVTLVFPPEADISANKISILTPIGTALIGLSTGQSITWTTRDGREHELTVVNVEQPASTATV; translated from the coding sequence GTGACAGAACTTATGAACCCTAGCAGCAAGCCCAGGATTGTCGTCAGCAATACCGACCATAAGCGTCTCACCGATCTTGCCGCAGGCGCACTGAGGCGATTTCCTGATGTAGCTGAGGAGCTCCAATCCGAAATGGATCGAGCGGAGGTGGTCTCCGCTGGCTCTGTGCCGACCGAGGTTATCCAGATGGGCTCCACAGTCGAGTTCCGGTCAGATGCGGGCCAGCACAGACGCGTGACGCTGGTCTTTCCGCCGGAAGCGGACATTTCCGCAAACAAGATTTCGATCCTTACACCGATCGGGACAGCTCTCATTGGTTTGTCGACCGGGCAGTCGATCACGTGGACGACGCGCGATGGCCGGGAGCACGAACTGACGGTCGTCAACGTAGAGCAGCCCGCCTCGACTGCGACCGTTTGA
- a CDS encoding hypothetical protein (product_source=Hypo-rule applied; superfamily=110069) — MAQQPMLAMTAANDKPHLAYTMTIASGNSLWDEANERHWQIVSMMNDFRLVFCAAD; from the coding sequence ATGGCGCAACAGCCAATGCTTGCGATGACCGCCGCGAACGATAAGCCGCATCTGGCCTACACCATGACAATCGCGAGCGGGAATTCGCTTTGGGACGAGGCGAACGAGCGCCACTGGCAGATCGTCAGCATGATGAACGACTTCAGGCTCGTATTTTGTGCCGCGGACTAA
- a CDS encoding arsenate reductase (product_source=KO:K00537; cath_funfam=3.40.30.10; cog=COG1393; ko=KO:K00537; pfam=PF03960; superfamily=52833; tigrfam=TIGR01617), translated as MTITIYGIKNCDTMKKARSWLDKHGVDYSFHDYKALGIERERLASWSKEVGWETLLNRAGMTFRKLPDDQKEGLTEKKALALMLAQPSMIKRPVLDLGRGRLLVGFKPEIYEKAVGK; from the coding sequence ATGACCATTACCATCTACGGCATCAAGAATTGCGATACGATGAAGAAGGCCCGTTCATGGCTCGACAAGCACGGCGTGGATTACAGCTTTCATGATTACAAAGCGCTAGGCATCGAGAGGGAGCGTCTAGCGTCATGGAGCAAGGAAGTCGGTTGGGAGACGCTGCTCAACCGGGCCGGAATGACGTTCCGCAAGCTTCCTGATGACCAGAAAGAAGGCCTCACTGAGAAGAAGGCGCTGGCGCTGATGCTTGCACAACCCTCCATGATCAAGCGTCCGGTTCTCGATCTCGGCCGCGGACGTTTGCTGGTCGGGTTCAAGCCGGAAATCTATGA
- a CDS encoding hypothetical protein (product_source=Hypo-rule applied) produces the protein MTQKHVPHYQAAPNELERLIAECMRDMELRVLVIVRTEYANTRDPKFPRACILDDASAHMLIDVADLHWRRAGKGAERSFGFLERLCGKDIAQKA, from the coding sequence ATGACTCAGAAACACGTTCCTCACTATCAAGCCGCGCCAAACGAATTGGAGCGATTGATCGCTGAATGCATGAGGGACATGGAGCTTCGAGTTCTTGTGATCGTGCGTACGGAGTATGCCAACACTAGAGATCCGAAATTTCCGCGCGCATGTATTCTTGATGATGCGTCAGCTCACATGCTCATTGACGTTGCCGACCTTCATTGGCGTCGCGCCGGCAAAGGCGCAGAACGATCCTTTGGCTTCCTGGAACGACTGTGTGGCAAAGACATTGCTCAAAAAGCCTGA
- a CDS encoding alkylhydroperoxidase/carboxymuconolactone decarboxylase family protein YurZ (product_source=COG0599; cath_funfam=1.20.1290.10; cog=COG0599; pfam=PF02627; superfamily=69118), whose amino-acid sequence MRSLSACAVTGITVHAAEARKQGATKEEIAEALGVAISVNAGAALVYSTRTMAAFDAAGEV is encoded by the coding sequence TTGCGGTCGCTATCAGCCTGCGCTGTGACGGGTATCACCGTGCATGCTGCTGAAGCACGCAAGCAGGGTGCGACCAAGGAAGAAATTGCTGAAGCACTTGGTGTCGCGATCAGCGTCAATGCCGGGGCGGCGCTCGTTTATTCCACCCGCACGATGGCCGCGTTCGATGCGGCCGGCGAAGTGTGA
- a CDS encoding PhnB protein (product_source=KO:K04750; cath_funfam=3.10.180.10; cog=COG2764; ko=KO:K04750; pfam=PF00903; superfamily=54593) → MTTNTENANPPTKGGLVTYLQVDGAMKASDFYQRAFGAEVAAAHPVDDKGRTMHVHLYINGSSLMMGDAYPEHGHPLQKPQAFNLTLQVDDIDTWWKRAIDAGAEVVMPVADMFWGDRYGQLRDPFGILWAMNQRKA, encoded by the coding sequence ATGACGACCAATACCGAGAATGCCAATCCCCCGACGAAAGGCGGCCTTGTCACCTATCTGCAAGTCGATGGTGCGATGAAAGCTTCCGACTTTTACCAACGCGCTTTTGGCGCCGAGGTCGCGGCAGCTCATCCCGTTGACGACAAGGGACGCACGATGCATGTCCACCTCTACATCAATGGCTCGTCTCTGATGATGGGGGACGCATATCCCGAGCATGGTCATCCGCTACAAAAGCCACAGGCGTTTAACCTGACGTTGCAAGTCGACGACATCGACACGTGGTGGAAACGCGCCATCGATGCGGGCGCTGAAGTCGTGATGCCCGTTGCCGACATGTTTTGGGGTGACCGCTACGGCCAGCTTCGCGACCCGTTTGGCATTCTCTGGGCGATGAATCAGCGCAAGGCCTGA
- a CDS encoding gamma-glutamyltranspeptidase (product_source=TIGR00066; cog=COG0405; pfam=PF01019; superfamily=56235; tigrfam=TIGR00066): MSHPNGPRTGRPPTYAPHGVVSTPHYLASAAGLNALQRGGSAVDAAIAANAVLCVVYPHMAGVGGDGFWLIAEPGSGRVHGVNASGPAARKATLDYYRPRSKDNEIPARGPLSVLTVPGAVDGWRLAHERFGRLAWETLFDAAIGYARDGMAVTRSLADWMAQDEPILASYPATAAVFLPDKRVLREGQRLVQGDLARSLEDIAREGARSFYEGKIAERICAALQPQGSPLSADDFAAFHAEWIEPIKGSYRGYDVYQLPPNTQGFTAIQILNLIEGYDVTTWGDGTADYYHHMAEAVKIAFADREEWLTDPKFVNIPVERLISKAYADERRRLIDPEVALDISEVEAGIAYAHPHERRAPDGDTCYFCTADRDGMIASLISSIYHDFGSAVIGGDTGIIMQNRGAFFALDENHPNHLQPGKRTFHTLIPALLTRDGEPYLAYGSMGGEGQPQSQAALATRLIDFGYDVQQAIEAPRWLMGRTWGTRTRNLSLEGRIQDEVARELKRRGQPIQMVTDWNDNLGHAQAIRVNRVQGFFEGGADPRGDGAALGY; encoded by the coding sequence ATGAGTCATCCCAATGGTCCTCGCACTGGCCGCCCCCCTACCTACGCACCGCACGGGGTCGTCTCAACACCGCATTACCTCGCCAGTGCGGCTGGGCTGAATGCCCTGCAGCGCGGAGGCAGTGCGGTCGACGCCGCGATCGCCGCCAACGCTGTGCTGTGTGTCGTCTACCCTCACATGGCAGGCGTAGGAGGCGACGGGTTCTGGCTGATCGCAGAGCCAGGAAGCGGCCGCGTCCATGGAGTCAATGCCAGCGGACCGGCCGCGCGCAAAGCAACGCTTGACTATTATCGTCCGCGGAGCAAGGACAACGAAATTCCCGCGCGCGGTCCCTTAAGTGTTCTGACGGTGCCGGGCGCAGTCGACGGCTGGCGTTTGGCGCATGAACGGTTTGGCCGGCTCGCCTGGGAGACGCTGTTTGACGCAGCTATTGGCTATGCGCGCGACGGCATGGCGGTGACCCGCTCACTCGCTGATTGGATGGCGCAGGACGAACCGATCCTGGCGAGCTATCCGGCGACTGCAGCCGTCTTTCTGCCTGACAAGCGTGTGCTTCGTGAAGGTCAACGGCTGGTACAAGGCGACCTTGCCCGTTCACTCGAAGACATCGCGAGAGAGGGCGCGCGGAGCTTCTACGAAGGGAAGATTGCCGAACGCATCTGCGCGGCGTTGCAGCCTCAGGGCTCTCCGCTCTCGGCCGACGACTTTGCCGCGTTCCACGCAGAATGGATCGAGCCTATCAAAGGTAGCTATCGCGGCTATGATGTGTATCAGCTCCCGCCCAACACGCAGGGCTTTACTGCGATCCAAATTCTCAATCTGATCGAAGGTTACGATGTCACCACTTGGGGGGACGGCACCGCCGACTACTATCATCACATGGCGGAGGCGGTGAAGATTGCATTTGCCGATCGCGAGGAATGGCTGACCGATCCGAAATTCGTGAACATTCCGGTGGAGCGGCTGATCAGCAAAGCCTACGCCGATGAGCGCCGCCGCTTGATTGATCCCGAGGTGGCGCTCGATATTTCCGAAGTGGAAGCCGGAATCGCTTATGCCCATCCGCATGAACGGCGCGCACCTGATGGTGACACGTGTTATTTCTGCACCGCTGACCGCGACGGAATGATCGCATCGCTAATCTCGTCCATCTACCATGACTTTGGCAGCGCTGTGATCGGCGGCGACACCGGCATCATCATGCAGAACCGTGGTGCATTCTTTGCGCTCGACGAGAACCATCCCAACCATTTGCAGCCGGGCAAGCGGACGTTCCACACTCTCATTCCCGCCCTGCTCACGCGGGACGGCGAGCCCTATCTCGCTTACGGATCGATGGGCGGCGAAGGCCAACCGCAGTCGCAGGCTGCGCTCGCAACCCGCCTCATCGACTTCGGCTATGACGTGCAGCAGGCAATCGAAGCGCCACGCTGGCTGATGGGCCGCACGTGGGGCACACGCACACGCAATCTGTCGCTCGAAGGCCGCATCCAGGATGAAGTCGCACGCGAGCTGAAACGGCGCGGACAGCCGATTCAGATGGTGACCGATTGGAACGACAATCTGGGCCACGCGCAGGCGATCCGCGTCAATCGCGTACAGGGCTTCTTCGAAGGCGGCGCCGATCCGCGCGGCGATGGAGCTGCATTGGGCTATTGA